The Herbaspirillum sp. DW155 genomic interval CCAGCAAGGGCACATCGCAGCGGCCATCGCTGTTGGTGACGGCGTTCTTGAGCAGGGTCTTGCCGCCCGCCTCCACCGCATAGAGCGCCAGCTTCACGCCCGCACCCGGCTTGCCCTTGGTGATATCCAGCACGTGCGTGCTCAGTTTGCCCATGTTGCTGTCCTTTCGCTGTAATGAGTGATGAAGAGTGAACGGCGATGATATACCGGCGCGCGCAAATGCCTATATGAACCCGCTTATAACGGCCATCGGGAAACTGTCTTTTTATTCCAGATTCAGACAATTCTGATTGAATAAAATCGAGCTTCCCGATTCAGATTGCATGCCTCAAAAACTCCTGCAAAAAATCGAAAAATATAGGAGTTCTTTTTCAGCGCCCCCTTCCTATACTCGCCCGGATCCGCTGCCGGCCTACCTCTCCGGCCGGCCGGATATTCCTGACATCTGATCGCCAGCCCTTGCCCGGAGCCGTTTCCAGCTTTTTTGCACAAAGCTTCATATCGCGCCGCGCATCCCTCATTGCCAGCCACGAGATTTCGCAACCCTTACTCTCGGAACCTGACATGAGCTTCATCAAAAGCCGCAAGCACCCCTGCTCCCCCCCTTCTTCCCTTTCCTCTCATTGCCGCCTCTCGGCCGCCATTGCCGGCGCCCTGCTGCTGCCGGTCCTGCCCGCGCAGGCCGAGCCTGCCAGCGCGGCATTGCCTGCCGTGCGGGTCGATGCCACCAAGGAATTGCCCTACAAGGCGGAACAATCGGCCTCACCCAAGTACAACCAGCCGCTGGTCGATACCCCGCAAACCCTGCAAATCCTCAAGCGCCCGCTGATGGAACAGCAGGGGGCCACCACCCTGACCGAGGTACTGCGCAACACCCCCGGCGTAGGCACTTTCTTCCTCGGCGAGAACGGCAGCACCAGCACCGGCGACACGGTGTACATGCGCGGCTTTGATGCCTCCAGCGCCATCTTCGTGGACAACATAAGGGACCTCGGCGCCATCTCGCGCGACGTCTTCAACCTGCAGCAGGTGGAAGTCCTGAAAGGCGCAGCCGGTACCGACAACGGACGAGGCTCGCCCAACGGCGCCATCAACCTGGTCAGCAAGCAGCCCGAGCTGGCCGATGCCGTCTCCGCCAGCGCCAGCTACGGCAGCTTCAACCAGAAGCGCGGCACGGTGGACTGGAACAAGGTGCTCGACAGCGAACGCGGCCTGGCGCTGCGTCTGAACCTGATGACGCAGAACAGCGGCGTGCCCGGCCGCCACGAAGTCCACAGCCGCCGCGACGGCTTCGCCCCCTCGCTGGCGTGGGGCCTGAACAGCCCAACCCGCGTCTTCTTCAACTATCTGCACATGCAGCAGGACAACCGTCCCGACGGCGGCGTGGTCACCATCGGGCTGCCCGGCTACAGCTCGCCCGACCCGGCGCGTCCTTTCATCGGCACGGCGCCGCGTGTCAATCCGCGCAATTTCTATGGTCATATCGACGACTACGACAGGGTGAATGCCGACATGTACACCGTGCGGGTCGAACACGATTTCTCGTCCACGCTGAAGCTGCAGAACAGCACCCGCTACGCCCGCACCGACCAGGACTACCGCCTCAGTTCCTTCCTCGCCACGGGCGTGGACAGCCCGCGCTTTACTGCCGGCATCGTCACGCCCTCGGCGTCCGACCGCTCCACCTGGCTGCTGGGGCGGCAACTGGTGACGCGGCGCGACCAGTCCAACGAGATCATCAGCAACCAGAGCCATTTGACCAGCAAGTTCACTACCGGGAACCTGCAGCACACCCTGGTAGGCGGCCTGGAGCTCACGCGCGAGCGGCAGCATGCGCTTTCCTTCACAGCCACCGGTTCGCGCCCTTACGCCAACCTGTACCAGCCCGATGCCGCTTTCGACGAATCCCGGGTCACGATCAGCCGCAACGGTTTCAACCTGGGCCAGACCGATACAGCCTCGCTCTATGCGCTGCACACCATCAGGTTCAACGAGCGCTGGTCGCTCAACCTGGGCCTGCGTGAAGACCACTACCGCACCGACTTCAACAGCGTCGCAGCGACCAACACCAGCCGCCTCTCGACCTCCGGCAACCTGCTGAACTGGAAGCTGGCCGGCAGCTTCAAGCCCACCGCCGACAGCAGCATCTATGCGCTGGTCGCCACATCGCAGCAACCGCCGGGCGGCGCCAACTTCAATCTCAGCACCAGCCGCCGGAGCGCCTCCCATCCCGACTATGCACCGCAGAAGACGCGCACCGCCGAACTGGGCACGAAATGGGACGTGCTGGACCGCAAGCTGACGCTGACCGCCGCGCTCTACCGCACCGACGTCAGCAATGAAATCGAACTCGATGCCGTGAGCAACACCTACTTCCAGATCGGCAAGAAGAGAACGAACGGACTGGAGCTTGGCGTAACCGGAGAGGTCGCGCGCAACGTCTCTCTGACGGCCGGCTACAGCCGCATGGACAGCCGCGTCACCCGTGGCAACGTGGCCACCGCCAGCGGCGAGAACCACCTCGCCTACGCGCCCCGCGACTCCCTCACCTCCTGGGCCACCTGGCGCGCTGCGCCCGGCTTCACACTGGGTGGCGGACTGCGCTACTCCAGCGGACTGCTGCGCGGAAGATCCGGTACCATCGGCACCCCGACCAGCACCGGATCCTATTGGGTGGCCGACGCCATGGCCAGCTACGTGGTCAACCAGTATCTGGACCTGCAGTTCAACGTGACCAACCTGTTCAACAAGGAGTATGTGAATTCCATCAACGCGTCCGGTTACCGCTACCTGCCTGGCGCGGAGCGCGCCTTCCTGCTGACGGGCAACCTCAAGTTCTGACGCTGAACTGACCCTCCGGTGGCGGCGTTCTGCCGCCACCCGCTTCCCTCCCGCACTTCTGCCGCAAATTATTTATACCTTTTATCAAAACATGAGAGGTCGGCGTATTTTTTGCGCCACATCCCAATCTACCGATTGACGAACCGCCATGCCAGAACCAGTGCGGGCCTGCGCTCTACTGACCGAATCTGACCCGCCGCACGACGCGGCAGGCTCTCGATTTTTTTCGAAATAAGAATCACTGTTATTTACATTGTGTATATAATTGTAAGCATCCTGACTCATTTCGTTACAAAAAGACCGAAGCGGGATACACAAAAACACAACCTCGCCAGCCATTTTCGGCGGAGCCTGCCACGTCTCACCGACCACGCGATTGCCCGTCCGACTCATAGCCAGCCAAGAGAACCCTCAACAATTTCTCTCGGAACCTTGCCATGAGTTACATCAAGAGCCGCAAGCATGCGCAGCCTGCGTTTGCCTCGACCCGTCTGTCGGCCGCCGTTGCCGGCGCCCTGCTGTTGCCCGCCGTGGGCGCCCACGCCCAGACCAGCGCCACCCTGCCCAAGGTCGAAGTGACCGCCACCCAGGAATCGGACTACAAGGCCGACAAGGCCTCCTCGGCCAAGTACAGCCAGCCGCTGGTCGACACGCCCCAGACCCTGACCGTCATCAAGAAGCAGCTGATCGACCAGCAAGGCGCCACCACGCTGACCGAAGCGCTGCGCAACAGCCCCGGCGTGGGCACCTTCTATCTCGGTGAAAACGGTTCGACCAGCACCGGCGACGCCATCTACATGCGCGGCTTCGACAGCTCCAGCGCGATCTTCGTGGACAACGTGCGCGACCTCGGTTCGATCTCGCGCGACATGTTCAACATCCAGCAAGTGGAAGTCTTGAAGGGCCCGGCCGGCACCGACAACGGACGCGGCTCTCCGACCGGTTCGATCAACATGGTCACCAAGCAGGCCGAGATGACCAACTTCTTCAATTCCTCGGCCACCTATGGCAGCTGGAACCAGAAGCGCGCCACCGCCGACTGGAACAAGGTGGTGGACGAAGAGCGCGGCATCGCCCTGCGCCTGAACCTGATGAAGCAGGACAGCGGCGTCCCCGGCCGCCACGAGGTCAAGAACGACCGCTGGGGCGTGGCGCCCTCGCTGGCGTTCGGCCTGAACAGCCCGACCCGCGTGTTCCTGAACTATCTGCACATCGACCAGGACAACGTACCCGATGGCGGCGTGCCGACCATCGGCCTGCCGGGCTACACCTCGCCGGATGCCGCGCGCCCCTACATCTCGAGCGCGCCGCGCGTGTCCTCCAGCAACTTCTACGGCAACGTGAACGACTACGACAAGGTTACCGCCGACATGTTTACCGCCCGGGTGGAACATGACTTCTCGCAGGACGTGAAGCTGCAGAACACCACCCGCTATGCCAAGACCAGCCAGGATTACTTCCTGACCTCCTTCATGGCCTCGGCCGCCAGCAGCACCCGCGCTGCCGGTCTGCTGACGCCTTCGGCGACCAACCTGTCGACCTGGACCCTGGCGCGCAACCTGCCCACCCGCAAGGACCAGTCCAACGAAATCATCACCAACCAGACCAACATCACGGCCGACCTGAAGAGCGGCAGCCTGAAGCACACGCTGGTGGGCGGCGTCGAGATCACCCAGGAAAAGCAGCACGCAACGTCCTTCACCGCCACCGGCAGCCTGCCGGCGGCCAACCTGTACAACCCGGATCCCAACTTCGGCAGCGGCACCTATTCGATTCGCGCCACCGGCTACAACGACGGCAAGACCGATACCGTCTCGGCCTACCTGTTCGACACCATCAAGTTCAATGAACAATGGTCGATCAATGCCGGCATCCGCGAAGACCACTACCGCACCACGTATTACTCCAACGCGGCCGGTACCATCACCAACCTGTCGACCTCCGGCAACCTGTTCAACTGGAAGCTGGCCGCGATCTACAAGCCGACCGACTACAGCAGCATCTACGCCCTGTACGCCACCTCGCAGCAGCCGCCGGGTGGTAGCAACTTCACCCTGTCGGCCTCGGCCAACAGCGCGGCCAACAGCAACTACGCGCCCCAGAAGACCAAGACCTCCGAGCTGGGCACCAAGTGGGATCTGATGAACAAGAAGCTGGCCGTCACCGCCGCTCTGTTCCATACCGAAGTGACCAACGAAGTCGAGCAGGATCCGACCTCGCTGCAATACTTCCAGACCGGCAAGAAGACCGTGCAGGGCATCGAGCTGGGCGTGACCGGCGACGTGACCAGCAATCTCTCGGTGGCCGCCGGTTATACCTGGATGGACACCAAGGTCAACAGCGGCGCCATCACTACCGCCGCCGGCGAGAACAACCTGGCCTATACGCCCAAGCAGGCCTTCACCTCCTGGGCCACCTATCGCCTGCCGCAGGGCTTCACGGTCGGCGGCGGTGCGCGCTACGTCAGCTCGCTGTTGCGTGGCACCGATAGTGCGGTCGGTACGCCCAAGTACGCCAACAGTTACTGGGTCTTCGATGGCATGGTGGGGTATGTCGTGAACAAGAATGTCGATCTTCAGTTGAACATCTACAATATTTTCGACAAAGACTACGTAGCGGCGATCAACAAGAGCGGCTATCGTTACACTCCCGGCACGCCGCGTTCGGTAGCGCTGACCGCGAACTTCAAGTTCTGATGCAGATGATGCCCATGACTTGATCTGCCTCAGTCCCGCCACGGCCGGCTTTGCCTAAAGTGGTGGCGCCGACTGAGTTCAGTCATGCATCAGCCAGACTTGACGGCCCCTCCTTCACGGGAGGGGCCTTTTCATTAGCGATAGGAGAATTTCATCATGATGCTGCATATCCCCGAGGTCCTCAGCGCCGAACAGGTGCGCCACATCCGCGCCGAGCTGGACCGCGCCGACTGGGTTGACGGCCGCGAAACGGTGGGCGACCAGGGGGCGCGCGTCAAGCGCAACCGGCAGTTGCCGGAGCATTCGCCGCTGGGCTTCGCGCTGGGCGAGATCATCCTGGCGGCCTTGCGCAAGAACCCGCTGTTCTTCGCCGCCGCCCTGCCCAAGAAGACCATGCCGCCGCTCTTCAACAGCTATGAAGGCGGTGAGCACTATGGCCTGCACGTGGACGGCTCGGTGCGCAACCTGCCCAATGCGGCGGGCAGCCTGCGCACCGATGTGTCCTCCACGCTCTTCCTGTGCGACCCGGACGAATACGATGGCGGCGAACTGGTGGTGGTCGATACCTATGGCACCCATGAAGTGAAGCTGCCGGCTGGCGACCTGATCGTCTATCCCTCCACCAGCCTGCACCGGGTCGAACCGGTCACGCGCGGCGCACGCGTGTGCTCCTTCTTCTGGACCCAGAGCATGATCCGCGATGACTGGAAACGCAGCATGCTCTTCGAACTGGACCGCAACATCTTCAGCCTGCGCCAGAAGCTGGGCGACAGCGAGGAAGTGGTCGGGCTGACCGGGCATTATCACAATCTGCTGAGGCAGTGGGCGGACGTTTAAGCCCGCCCTTTCAAGGCCTCACCGGAGCATGGTCTGCAGGACCCACTGTTGCAGACGGGCGGTGTCGTTCATGTCACCGCCATAGACGAAGTGGGGAATCAAAGGCTCGTTGCTGCGACGAAGCCGTCCACGATGCACCTTCAGCGGCATGGCCATCATCAGGCCGCCCGGCAAGCGCAATTGTGCCAAGTCAAGGTAGTTGGTATCGGCGCTGGTGGGCTCACCAACGTGTAGCGCGCCGGGGATGCTCAACACCGCATCGGCAAAATCGAGGCAAGCGCTGGCGCAGTAGGCATCGGTAACCAAGCCAAGCCGCCCCTGGAAGGGCAAGCCGGTCTCCGCCAGTTCAGGTACGTCGCCGTTGTCGACCCACTTGGCACCGCTTGCCTGTGCGGCGCGCATCTTGTCCAGGATCCGGGTGAGCCATTGCACCTCGGGGCCAGACGCACCTTCGAGCAGGCGATAGCGATCTACATGTGACTGCAAGGTATCGATGGCGATCTGCGATACGCGCCACCAGGCACTCGCATGCTCGGGTCCAGGAGGCATGGCCTGCTTGAGCAAGGCCTGCAGGATACGATCGCCGAAAGCGCTATTGCCACCCTGGTTGCCACGCGTGTCCAGGATCACCATCTTGGCCTTATCGAGTTTGCGCAATTGCGCCAGCAATTGCTCCAGTTGTCCGAGCCCGGCCTGATCCAGCTGGAAATCGGAAACATTGACCCAATACGTCCCGTCGCCCATGTCATGCAGGCCCAGAGGATGCCTTGCCCTGGCGAACACGCGACGAAGACCTTCTTTCTCCTCGCGCCAGTGCAGAGCGAAGCGCTCGTGGTGCCCATCGGGCAGCTCGACCAGACAGGACTGGACCGGCCTGTCGGTCCAGCGCGGATCAATGGGCATCTCCACCGTCAAATGTGCCGCCAACTTGCGGCGGACTTCCAGCAATGCAACGCGTCGATCCACGAAAGGCATGATGTCCTCCCGGATCAGGTCTGATACTGCACGACCATCGCATTCCAGTACCCGCACGCCCACGGGAGGCAGCGCAACCGGCCAGTGCGCGGCACGCTGAGAGACGAAGTATTGGCCGTCGTGCTCCTCCATAATCCATCCCGCCCATGCACTGCGCCGCCGACGCGTTGAATTCTGCGCGACCCACAGATGCCCATCCTTGAAACCCACGGCATAAAACTGGACTGCGGCAATGGCCTCGCGCTCGCTGGTCGCCCTTGACGCCAGTGCCTGCGCCTGGACATAGCCTGCTTCCCGCCACGTGTGGAACTCTTCGTCGTCCTCTTCCAGCACACCGGGATGCGCGGCGTCGATACTTTCCCGCATGAATGCCAGGTCACGGTAGGCCACCATCGCCCAGTGTTTCTTCGCCTCTTCTGGTTGCGCAGGCGCTCCAGCTTCTGCCCTGCATTGCACCCAGGTGGCGAGCAAGACAATGAGCAGCCTGAATATTGTTTTGCACCTTAACTTGGACAAGATCATCCAACATCCCTTCCTTGAATCTGCCCTTGAAGCAGTGATGGATTACCCCACGAGCACAAAAAAAACGCGACATCCATCGTCGCGCACGTCCGGCCCGAGATGATGCTAGACAGCTTGCTCTTGCTCCATCGCTCACGTTCGATGTTTCACCTCTTATTTTCCTTCTCAGTTTTCGCGTCAACCTCACTTCTCCATCTATTTTTATATCGTTTATATCTTTTATCTTCTTTCGACAACAAAAGCCGCGAGGTTCGCACAAGCGCCTCCCACCACATGCCAGATTTTATATATTTGACATACGATAAACGATATACAAAAATGCACTGCCAACGCAGGACAGTTTCGTCCGCAGTCCGCACCAGAGTGACCGAAAAACCGCCACCTGCCCCGCACCCTCCAGACCCCGGAGACATCCTCATGTCCAGGCTGCCTGACCATCTCGACATCCACCTCATCCGCATCCTCTATCTCCTGCTCTGCGAGAAGAACGTCTCGCGGGTCGCCCTGAAGCTGAATCAGCCGCAGCCCTCGATCTCGGCCTCGCTGCGCAAGCTGCGCGAACTGACCGGCGACCCGCTGCTGGTGCGCGGGGCGCGCGGCATGGTGCCGACCCAGCACGGCGAAAGCCTGTTGAAACCGGCCAAGCGCATCCTCGACGAGACCGAGCGCCTGTTCATCCCCAAGAGCGCCTTCGTGCCGCAGGAGGAAGAGCGCACCTTCCACATCGCCGCGCCCGACTACATGAACACGCCCTTCTTCACCGAAGTGATCGGCCGCCTGCGGCGCGAGTCGCCGCGCAGCCGCATCGTCATCCACGCGCTGGGGCCGGATACCGATTACGTGCGCCGGCTCTCGGATGGCGAACTGGACCTGGTGATCGCCAACTGGGATGAACCGCCCGCCCACCTGCATCTCTCCAAGCTGTTCGACGATCCCATCGTCTGCCTCATGCGCGCCGACTGCGCCTACGCCAGGCGCACCGCGCGCGATGCCATGAGCATCGACGACTACCTGTCGCTGCCGCACGCGGCGCCCTCGCAGATCCTGCCCGGCTATCACGGCTCCATCGATACCTTCCTCGAAAAGCAGAACCTGCATCGCAACGTGGTCGTGGAATCGGCGCACTTCCGCATGCTGCCCTACATGGTGGCGCAGACCGACCTGGTGCTGACCGCCGGCCAGCAGTTCGCCCGCGTCTACGAAAAACTGCTGGGCCTGAAAAGCTATGCGGTGCCCATCAAGTTCCCGCCGCTGCGCTTCTACCAGCTCTGGCACGAGCGCGCGCACCAGGCCACCGAGCACAAATGGCTGCGCGCCCAGGTCAGCGCGGCGGCCAGGATGATGGCCTAGGCGCGCGCCTGACACGCCGCCGGGCCGCACCAGAAGAGGGCAAGACGCCGACGTCATATATCGGCAGCACGCCAGGTGGTATATGCTGCCGACTATAGTTGACACCTGCCGGATTGCATTAGTATCGCCAGGATCAGGCGCCCCCCTCTGTCCAGCGGCAAGGCACGCTCTCCCGGGCGCGTTGACGTGGGCGTGGTCACATGCCCTTCGATCAACATGCCAGGAGACCAGCCCATGCAAGCCCCCAGCCACCCGGTGGATGAACGCCTCCCCGTCTTCAAGCTCCTTGCACTGGGCATGCAGCACGTCCTGGTGATGTATGCCGGTGCGATTGCGGTGCCCCTCATCATCGGCGGCGCACTGAACCTGCCCAAATCCGAGATCGCCTACCTGATCAGTGCTGACCTGTTCTGCTGCGGCCTGGTCACCATCATCCAGAGCGCAGGGATCTGGAAGTTCGGCATCCGCATGCCCGTCATGATGGGCGTGACCTTTGCCGCCGTGGGACCGATGGTGGCGATGGCCAACAATCCCCAGCTCAACATCCTGCACATCTATGGCGCCGTGATCGCCTCCGGCGTTTTCTGCATCCTGGCTTCGCCTTACATGAGCAAGTTGATGCGCTATTTCCCGCCGGTGGTGACGGGCACCGTCATCACCGTCATCGGCGTCTCGCTCATGGGCGTGGGGATCAACTGGGCCGCGGGCGGACAGCCGGTGATCGGCAAGCTGGTCGATGGGGTCTTCGTCAAGATGCCCAATCCCGACTACGGCTCGCCGCTATCGCTGTCGATTGCGGCCGTGGTGCTGGTATCGATCCTGCTGATCAGCAAGTACACGCGCGGTTTCCTCTCCAACATTTCCGTGTTGATGGGCATGGTGGTGGGCTTCGTCATTGCGTTGGCGCTGGGCAAGATCAGCTTTGACGGACTGCAGGCCGCCGACTGGTTCGCCTTCATCCAGCCCTTCCACTATGGCCTGCCGCAGTTCGACCCGGCCTCCATCATCAGCATGTGCCTGGTGATGATCGTGACCATGATCGAATCGACCGGCATGTTCATGGCCCTGGGCGACATCGTGGGTCGCCGCGTCGACGACCGCACGCTGGCCAGCGGCTTGCGCGTGGATGGCCTGGGCACGGTCATCGGCGGCCTGTTCAACACCTTCCCCTATACCTCCTTCTCGCAGAACGTCGGCCTGGTGGGCGTAACCGGCATTCGCAGCCGCTTCGTCTGCGTGGCGGCCGGGGTGATCCTGGTGGCCTTCGGCCTGTTCCCCAAGATGGCGCACGTGGCCGCCTCGATCCCGCAATTCGTGCTGGGTGGTGCGGGCATCGTGATGTTCGGCATGGTGGCGGCGACCGGCATCAAGATTCTCTCCAGGGTCGATTTCCACGGCAACCGCAACAATCTCTTCATCGTCGCCATCAGCATCGGCGTGGGCATGATCCCCATCGTCGCCCCGACCTTCTTCGACAAGATGCCGCGCCTGCTGGGCACGATCTTCCACAGCGGCATCCTGCTGGCCTCGGCCATGGCGGTGAGCCTGAACCTGTTCTTCAATGGCCGCGGCAGCGACGGCGACGTGGCCGGCTACGCAGCGGCTGCCGCGCAAAGTTCGGACCACTGATGCCATCCGGCCCAAGATGTTTTAAAGTCTCATCTGCGCCGCAGCGCCCACCAGGCGGGCCTGCGCGCAGATCATGAGGCGACATCCGCAGGCAACAATCAGCACCGACAATCCTGATTGCCAGCGCAGGCCATCACCAACGAACACAGCGAGGGAGCCGGCGGCACGCCGACCGGCCAGCACATGACGACGACACTGGAACAACTGAACGCCGCCGAGACTTCGGCCTTCATCGCCGCCCTGCACGGCATCTACGAGCACTCTCCCTGGATTCCCGAGCGGGCTGCGCGGCAACGTCCTTTCCGTAATCTCACCGCCTTCAAACTGGCCTTGCACAAGGTCGTGACCGACGCCAGTCGCGCCGAGCAGCTGGGCCTGATCCGCGCCCACCCCGAACTGGCCGGCCGCGCCGCCATTGCCGGCGAGTTGACCGCCGAGTCCACGGGTGAGCAGGCCAAGGCCGGATTGAACCTGTGCACCCCGGAAGAATTTGCCCGACTGCAACAGCTCAATGCCGACTACAACGCGAAGTTCGGCTTCCCTTTCATCCTGGCGGTGAAGGGCCCCACCGGTGCGGGCCTCACGCGCCAGCAGATCATCGCCACCTTTGCCCGCCGCCTGCGCAACCAGCCCGAAGACGAACTGCGCGAAGCCCTGCGCCAGATCGGCCGCATTGCCGAGATGCGCATCAACGAC includes:
- a CDS encoding catecholate siderophore receptor Fiu, giving the protein MSFIKSRKHPCSPPSSLSSHCRLSAAIAGALLLPVLPAQAEPASAALPAVRVDATKELPYKAEQSASPKYNQPLVDTPQTLQILKRPLMEQQGATTLTEVLRNTPGVGTFFLGENGSTSTGDTVYMRGFDASSAIFVDNIRDLGAISRDVFNLQQVEVLKGAAGTDNGRGSPNGAINLVSKQPELADAVSASASYGSFNQKRGTVDWNKVLDSERGLALRLNLMTQNSGVPGRHEVHSRRDGFAPSLAWGLNSPTRVFFNYLHMQQDNRPDGGVVTIGLPGYSSPDPARPFIGTAPRVNPRNFYGHIDDYDRVNADMYTVRVEHDFSSTLKLQNSTRYARTDQDYRLSSFLATGVDSPRFTAGIVTPSASDRSTWLLGRQLVTRRDQSNEIISNQSHLTSKFTTGNLQHTLVGGLELTRERQHALSFTATGSRPYANLYQPDAAFDESRVTISRNGFNLGQTDTASLYALHTIRFNERWSLNLGLREDHYRTDFNSVAATNTSRLSTSGNLLNWKLAGSFKPTADSSIYALVATSQQPPGGANFNLSTSRRSASHPDYAPQKTRTAELGTKWDVLDRKLTLTAALYRTDVSNEIELDAVSNTYFQIGKKRTNGLELGVTGEVARNVSLTAGYSRMDSRVTRGNVATASGENHLAYAPRDSLTSWATWRAAPGFTLGGGLRYSSGLLRGRSGTIGTPTSTGSYWVADAMASYVVNQYLDLQFNVTNLFNKEYVNSINASGYRYLPGAERAFLLTGNLKF
- a CDS encoding catecholate siderophore receptor Fiu, with the protein product MSYIKSRKHAQPAFASTRLSAAVAGALLLPAVGAHAQTSATLPKVEVTATQESDYKADKASSAKYSQPLVDTPQTLTVIKKQLIDQQGATTLTEALRNSPGVGTFYLGENGSTSTGDAIYMRGFDSSSAIFVDNVRDLGSISRDMFNIQQVEVLKGPAGTDNGRGSPTGSINMVTKQAEMTNFFNSSATYGSWNQKRATADWNKVVDEERGIALRLNLMKQDSGVPGRHEVKNDRWGVAPSLAFGLNSPTRVFLNYLHIDQDNVPDGGVPTIGLPGYTSPDAARPYISSAPRVSSSNFYGNVNDYDKVTADMFTARVEHDFSQDVKLQNTTRYAKTSQDYFLTSFMASAASSTRAAGLLTPSATNLSTWTLARNLPTRKDQSNEIITNQTNITADLKSGSLKHTLVGGVEITQEKQHATSFTATGSLPAANLYNPDPNFGSGTYSIRATGYNDGKTDTVSAYLFDTIKFNEQWSINAGIREDHYRTTYYSNAAGTITNLSTSGNLFNWKLAAIYKPTDYSSIYALYATSQQPPGGSNFTLSASANSAANSNYAPQKTKTSELGTKWDLMNKKLAVTAALFHTEVTNEVEQDPTSLQYFQTGKKTVQGIELGVTGDVTSNLSVAAGYTWMDTKVNSGAITTAAGENNLAYTPKQAFTSWATYRLPQGFTVGGGARYVSSLLRGTDSAVGTPKYANSYWVFDGMVGYVVNKNVDLQLNIYNIFDKDYVAAINKSGYRYTPGTPRSVALTANFKF
- a CDS encoding Fe2+-dependent dioxygenase, with amino-acid sequence MMLHIPEVLSAEQVRHIRAELDRADWVDGRETVGDQGARVKRNRQLPEHSPLGFALGEIILAALRKNPLFFAAALPKKTMPPLFNSYEGGEHYGLHVDGSVRNLPNAAGSLRTDVSSTLFLCDPDEYDGGELVVVDTYGTHEVKLPAGDLIVYPSTSLHRVEPVTRGARVCSFFWTQSMIRDDWKRSMLFELDRNIFSLRQKLGDSEEVVGLTGHYHNLLRQWADV
- a CDS encoding LysR substrate-binding domain-containing protein gives rise to the protein MSRLPDHLDIHLIRILYLLLCEKNVSRVALKLNQPQPSISASLRKLRELTGDPLLVRGARGMVPTQHGESLLKPAKRILDETERLFIPKSAFVPQEEERTFHIAAPDYMNTPFFTEVIGRLRRESPRSRIVIHALGPDTDYVRRLSDGELDLVIANWDEPPAHLHLSKLFDDPIVCLMRADCAYARRTARDAMSIDDYLSLPHAAPSQILPGYHGSIDTFLEKQNLHRNVVVESAHFRMLPYMVAQTDLVLTAGQQFARVYEKLLGLKSYAVPIKFPPLRFYQLWHERAHQATEHKWLRAQVSAAARMMA
- a CDS encoding nucleobase:cation symporter-2 family protein, whose amino-acid sequence is MQAPSHPVDERLPVFKLLALGMQHVLVMYAGAIAVPLIIGGALNLPKSEIAYLISADLFCCGLVTIIQSAGIWKFGIRMPVMMGVTFAAVGPMVAMANNPQLNILHIYGAVIASGVFCILASPYMSKLMRYFPPVVTGTVITVIGVSLMGVGINWAAGGQPVIGKLVDGVFVKMPNPDYGSPLSLSIAAVVLVSILLISKYTRGFLSNISVLMGMVVGFVIALALGKISFDGLQAADWFAFIQPFHYGLPQFDPASIISMCLVMIVTMIESTGMFMALGDIVGRRVDDRTLASGLRVDGLGTVIGGLFNTFPYTSFSQNVGLVGVTGIRSRFVCVAAGVILVAFGLFPKMAHVAASIPQFVLGGAGIVMFGMVAATGIKILSRVDFHGNRNNLFIVAISIGVGMIPIVAPTFFDKMPRLLGTIFHSGILLASAMAVSLNLFFNGRGSDGDVAGYAAAAAQSSDH